Proteins encoded in a region of the Shumkonia mesophila genome:
- a CDS encoding aminotransferase class V-fold PLP-dependent enzyme codes for MTAEDLFRRYGLTPVINASGTMTSLGASRVVPEAIEAGAAIQSEFVRIDELQARASRVIARLTGAEAGFVAACSAAGMSLGVAACVTGTNLARIERLPDVEGLPDEVLVQAGHLVHYGAPIEQSVSITGARLVPLGTAARVETFHLEDRIGEKTAAALFVVSHHVVQEGQMLLADFVGICKKRGVPVIVDMASEYDLRGPIALGADLVIYSGHKFLGGPTAGIVAGRKDVVRAAYLQNRGIGRPMKVGKEGIVGTLAALEAWERHDHAAARGRELGHVRRWMEILASVPGLRLEIHPDWTGNPIDRLKITIIAEEAGLYAWELADRLAAGQPSIQVRDDLIEHGCFFLDPCNVTVEEANVVGRRIEEEVSSARHRRDGLVVSLSERRKGRVEAVLKWPD; via the coding sequence ATGACGGCTGAAGATCTTTTCCGGCGGTACGGATTGACCCCGGTCATCAACGCATCGGGAACGATGACCTCGCTCGGCGCCTCGCGGGTGGTGCCCGAAGCGATCGAGGCCGGCGCCGCCATCCAGTCCGAGTTCGTGCGCATCGATGAACTGCAGGCCCGGGCCAGCCGCGTCATCGCCCGGCTTACCGGAGCCGAGGCCGGCTTCGTCGCCGCGTGCAGCGCGGCAGGCATGAGCCTTGGTGTCGCGGCCTGCGTGACGGGGACGAATTTGGCGCGCATCGAGCGCCTTCCCGATGTCGAAGGGTTGCCCGACGAGGTTCTGGTCCAGGCCGGCCATCTGGTGCATTACGGGGCGCCGATCGAGCAGTCGGTCTCGATCACCGGGGCGCGGCTGGTGCCGTTGGGCACGGCGGCCAGGGTCGAGACCTTCCATCTGGAGGATCGCATCGGCGAGAAGACCGCCGCCGCCCTGTTCGTGGTGTCCCATCATGTGGTGCAGGAAGGCCAGATGCTGCTGGCCGACTTTGTCGGCATCTGCAAGAAGCGGGGCGTGCCCGTTATCGTCGATATGGCCAGCGAATACGATCTCAGGGGCCCCATCGCCTTGGGGGCCGACCTTGTGATCTACAGCGGCCATAAGTTCCTGGGCGGGCCCACCGCCGGCATCGTCGCCGGCCGCAAGGACGTGGTGCGGGCGGCCTATCTTCAGAACCGGGGCATCGGCCGTCCCATGAAGGTCGGCAAGGAGGGGATCGTCGGCACCCTGGCGGCCCTCGAAGCCTGGGAACGGCACGACCATGCCGCCGCGCGCGGGCGCGAGCTTGGTCACGTCCGCCGTTGGATGGAGATCCTGGCGAGCGTGCCGGGATTGCGCCTCGAGATCCACCCGGACTGGACGGGCAATCCCATCGACCGGCTGAAAATTACGATTATCGCCGAGGAAGCCGGGCTCTACGCCTGGGAATTGGCCGATCGGCTGGCCGCCGGACAGCCGTCGATTCAGGTGCGCGACGACCTGATAGAGCACGGTTGTTTCTTCCTCGATCCCTGCAACGTGACCGTCGAGGAAGCGAACGTCGTCGGACGGCGGATCGAAGAAGAGGTGTCGTCGGCACGACACCGGCGGGACGGCCTTGTCGTCAGTCTTTCCGAGCGCCGAAAGGGGCGGGTCGAAGCCGTCCTCAAATGGCCTGACTGA
- a CDS encoding ABC transporter substrate-binding protein — MKSSVRSLLVTAVAGAVFTAGCGTAWAQQPAAKDSVVIVATVGEPASLDPVGVTADLVSIITQHVFETLYTFDKEWKVMPLLASGMPVLSADNKTFTIPLRGDVKFQDGTTMTADDVVASLDRWTKVSPRGKTTTSAIESITAKDAKSVVIALKTPFAPLTSLLAMNNGAAAIMPKSVIDGTNAPKALVGTGPYKILEHKPDQYLRLVRFDGYVSPQGEANGYGGKRVAKINEIRFVPVPNATTRVEGMVAGQYHFADSLPAEMLPRLKDAKGIKPIVVKPFGFPLMIMNSKAGPFTNQGLRQAVLTALGPKDMLLAAFGDPGFFALEGSVYAPGTAFYDEASAKPYNQNNPKKAAELLKAAGYKGEPVRILTSTQYDFLYKMSLVAQAQLEQAGFKVDLQVLDWATLMQKRGDQKQWDAFFTYHTFVPEPSLITFVNPAYPGWWDTPEKREALTAFNTEMDQSKRKAKWATLQGLFYTQAPTIKVGEFYNLAAASDKLKGYVPMPWPFFWNAEIAN, encoded by the coding sequence ATGAAATCGTCTGTGCGATCGCTTCTTGTCACTGCCGTGGCCGGCGCGGTGTTCACCGCCGGCTGCGGGACTGCCTGGGCGCAGCAACCGGCCGCCAAGGACAGCGTCGTCATCGTGGCCACCGTCGGCGAGCCGGCGAGCCTCGATCCGGTCGGCGTCACCGCTGATCTCGTCAGCATCATCACCCAACATGTGTTCGAAACCCTCTATACCTTCGACAAGGAATGGAAGGTGATGCCGCTGCTGGCTTCCGGCATGCCGGTCCTGTCGGCGGACAACAAGACGTTCACCATTCCGTTGCGTGGCGACGTGAAGTTCCAGGACGGCACGACGATGACCGCAGACGACGTCGTCGCCTCTCTGGATCGCTGGACCAAGGTTTCGCCGCGCGGCAAGACGACTACCTCGGCCATCGAATCGATCACGGCGAAAGACGCCAAATCCGTCGTCATCGCGCTCAAGACGCCGTTTGCGCCGCTGACCTCGCTGCTGGCGATGAACAACGGCGCCGCGGCGATCATGCCGAAATCGGTCATCGACGGCACCAATGCCCCGAAGGCCCTGGTCGGTACCGGCCCCTACAAGATTCTGGAACACAAGCCCGATCAGTACCTCCGCCTGGTTCGCTTCGACGGCTATGTGTCGCCGCAGGGCGAGGCTAACGGATACGGCGGCAAGCGGGTCGCCAAGATCAACGAGATCCGCTTCGTTCCGGTGCCCAACGCGACGACACGCGTCGAAGGCATGGTGGCCGGCCAATACCATTTTGCCGACTCGCTGCCGGCCGAGATGCTGCCGCGCCTCAAGGACGCCAAAGGCATCAAACCGATCGTGGTGAAGCCGTTCGGTTTCCCGCTGATGATCATGAACAGCAAGGCGGGCCCCTTCACCAATCAAGGTCTGCGCCAGGCGGTGCTGACCGCCCTCGGGCCCAAGGACATGCTGCTCGCCGCCTTTGGCGATCCGGGCTTCTTCGCGCTCGAAGGTTCGGTCTATGCGCCGGGTACGGCGTTTTACGACGAGGCCAGCGCCAAGCCCTACAACCAGAACAACCCCAAGAAGGCGGCGGAGTTGCTGAAGGCCGCCGGCTACAAGGGCGAGCCGGTGCGCATCCTGACCTCCACCCAGTACGACTTCCTCTACAAGATGAGCCTGGTTGCCCAGGCCCAGCTCGAGCAGGCCGGCTTCAAGGTGGATCTCCAGGTTCTCGACTGGGCGACCTTGATGCAGAAGCGCGGCGACCAAAAGCAGTGGGACGCCTTCTTCACCTACCACACCTTCGTGCCCGAACCGTCGCTGATCACCTTCGTCAATCCGGCCTACCCGGGCTGGTGGGATACGCCCGAAAAACGCGAAGCGTTGACCGCCTTCAACACCGAGATGGACCAGAGCAAGCGCAAGGCTAAGTGGGCCACGTTGCAGGGCCTGTTCTACACGCAGGCCCCGACCATCAAGGTCGGCGAGTTCTACAACCTGGCGGCTGCCAGTGATAAGCTGAAGGGCTACGTGCCGATGCCGTGGCCGTTCTTCTGGAACGCCGAAATCGCCAACTGA
- a CDS encoding ABC transporter permease, which translates to MLTYVLRRLVGMFLVMLIVAAVVFVIARVIPGDPAVVMLGSAATPEDVAALRTRMGLDQPFLTQFALYLKQIVTFDLGDSIFLNRPVTQALAERAELTTFLTLMSVGIAVIIGVPIGIVSAVKRGRLVDQGTVALAMLAASVPSFWIGLTLIRYLAVDVNWFPVAGYGPPDASLIERLHHLVLPAIALGIPNSALILRFTRTSMLDVMNEDYVRTARAKGLPPLTVILKHALRNALIPILTIIGLTIAVMIAGAIVTETVFGLPGVGNLVVSAVLRRDYPVIQGALLVVSGLYVLINLAVDLLYAVVDPRVRY; encoded by the coding sequence ATGCTTACCTATGTCCTGCGCCGGCTGGTCGGCATGTTTCTCGTGATGCTGATCGTCGCCGCCGTGGTCTTCGTGATCGCTCGCGTGATCCCCGGCGATCCGGCCGTGGTCATGCTGGGTTCGGCGGCGACGCCCGAGGATGTGGCAGCGTTGCGTACGCGGATGGGCCTGGACCAGCCGTTCCTGACTCAGTTCGCCCTCTACCTCAAGCAGATCGTCACCTTTGATCTGGGTGATTCGATCTTCCTCAACCGCCCGGTCACCCAGGCCCTGGCCGAGCGCGCCGAACTCACCACCTTCCTGACGCTGATGTCGGTGGGGATCGCCGTCATCATCGGGGTGCCGATCGGCATTGTCTCGGCGGTCAAGCGCGGCCGGCTGGTCGACCAGGGGACGGTGGCGCTGGCCATGCTGGCCGCCAGCGTGCCGAGCTTCTGGATCGGCCTCACCCTGATCCGCTACCTGGCTGTTGATGTGAATTGGTTTCCGGTTGCCGGTTACGGGCCGCCGGATGCCTCGCTGATCGAGCGCCTTCACCATCTGGTGCTGCCGGCGATCGCGCTCGGCATCCCCAATTCGGCCCTTATCCTGCGCTTCACGCGAACCAGCATGCTCGACGTCATGAACGAGGACTACGTCCGCACGGCGCGGGCCAAGGGGCTGCCGCCGTTGACCGTGATCCTGAAGCATGCGCTTCGCAATGCCCTCATCCCGATCCTGACGATCATCGGGCTCACCATCGCCGTCATGATCGCCGGCGCCATCGTCACCGAAACGGTGTTCGGCCTGCCCGGCGTCGGCAATCTGGTGGTGTCGGCGGTGCTCAGGCGCGACTACCCGGTAATCCAGGGGGCGCTGCTGGTGGTGTCCGGTCTTTACGTCCTGATCAATCTGGCGGTCGACCTTCTTTACGCCGTTGTCGATCCGCGCGTGCGGTACTAG
- a CDS encoding ABC transporter permease, translating to MTNESPSLAASGTRKPGFWDSRSPTVMLLRQLGRRPLTLIAAGLLVTVVVIALTSPWITPYDPMKMDILNRLKPPTAAHWLGTDEFGRDVLARIMLGARLSLLVSFLVVIFATVMGTLLGLLGGYVRVLDGPLMRFTDALMAFPDILLAIAFLAALGPSLFNVVLALGVVYTPRVARVVRAATLVIRELPFVEAATALGVSTPRIVRVHVLPNLMSPIIVQATFIFAFAILTEAALSFLGVGVPPTTPTWGNMIAGAQQYIRQADWLILFPGFAIVLTVLALQMVGDGLRDALDPRLQKVT from the coding sequence ATGACAAACGAATCCCCCAGCCTCGCCGCCTCTGGAACCCGCAAGCCCGGTTTTTGGGACAGCCGGTCCCCGACCGTCATGCTTCTGCGCCAGTTGGGGCGCCGCCCGCTGACCCTGATCGCGGCGGGGCTGCTGGTCACAGTCGTGGTCATTGCCCTCACCTCGCCGTGGATCACGCCCTACGATCCGATGAAGATGGACATTCTCAACCGGCTCAAGCCCCCGACAGCCGCGCACTGGCTGGGCACCGACGAGTTCGGCCGCGATGTCCTGGCGCGCATCATGCTGGGGGCGCGCCTCTCGCTGCTGGTCAGCTTCCTGGTGGTGATCTTCGCCACCGTCATGGGGACCCTGCTGGGTTTGCTGGGCGGCTATGTGCGGGTTCTCGATGGCCCGCTGATGCGCTTCACCGACGCCCTGATGGCGTTTCCCGACATCCTGCTGGCCATCGCCTTCCTGGCGGCGCTGGGCCCATCGCTGTTCAACGTCGTTCTCGCCCTGGGCGTCGTCTATACGCCGCGCGTGGCGCGCGTCGTGCGTGCCGCCACGCTGGTGATCCGCGAGCTGCCGTTCGTCGAAGCGGCGACCGCGCTCGGCGTTTCGACGCCGCGCATCGTCAGGGTCCACGTGCTGCCGAACCTGATGTCGCCGATCATCGTCCAGGCGACGTTCATCTTCGCTTTCGCCATCCTGACGGAGGCGGCGCTGTCGTTCCTCGGCGTGGGCGTGCCGCCGACGACGCCGACCTGGGGCAACATGATCGCCGGCGCCCAGCAGTACATCCGCCAGGCCGATTGGCTGATCCTGTTTCCCGGCTTCGCCATCGTGCTGACCGT